In Buchnera aphidicola (Lipaphis pseudobrassicae), a genomic segment contains:
- a CDS encoding ribonucleotide reductase N-terminal alpha domain-containing protein, whose translation MENSIFVTKRNGNKEKINLDKIHKVLNWAAEGLDNVSVSQVELRSRIQFYNNITTVNIHETIIKAAADLISQDVPDYQYMSARLAIFHLRKKAYGKFEPPTLYEHVKKMVSLKKYDQNLLKYYSYEEYLKMNSFIDHWRDMNFSYAAVKQLEGKYLIQNRTTGKIYESAQFLYILISACLFAQYPKKTRMNYVQRFYDAISTFKISLPTPIMSGVRTPTRQFSSCVLIECDDNLDSINATTSSIVKYVSQRAGIGI comes from the coding sequence ATGGAAAATAGTATTTTTGTTACTAAAAGAAACGGGAATAAAGAAAAAATAAATTTAGATAAAATCCATAAAGTATTAAATTGGGCAGCCGAAGGATTAGATAATGTTTCTGTTTCACAAGTTGAATTACGTTCTCGTATTCAATTTTATAATAATATTACAACAGTTAATATTCATGAAACTATTATTAAAGCTGCAGCTGATTTGATTTCACAAGATGTACCAGATTATCAATATATGTCAGCAAGATTAGCTATTTTCCATCTTAGGAAAAAAGCTTATGGTAAATTTGAACCACCTACGTTATATGAACATGTTAAAAAAATGGTTTCTTTAAAAAAATATGATCAAAATTTATTAAAATATTATTCTTATGAAGAATATTTAAAGATGAATTCTTTTATTGATCATTGGAGAGACATGAATTTTTCATATGCTGCCGTAAAGCAATTAGAAGGTAAATATTTAATACAAAATCGCACCACTGGAAAAATATATGAAAGTGCACAATTTTTATATATTTTAATTTCTGCATGTTTATTTGCTCAATATCCAAAAAAAACTAGAATGAACTATGTTCAACGTTTTTATGATGCTATTTCAACCTTTAAAATTTCATTACCAACTCCAATCATGTCAGGCGTAAGAACTCCTACTCGTCAATTTAGTTCTTGTGTTTTAATTGAATGTGATGATAATCTTGATTCTATTAATGCAACTACGAGCTCTATTGTAAAATATGTTTCTCAACGAGCAGGAATTGGTATTAA